The following coding sequences are from one Luteimonas sp. S4-F44 window:
- a CDS encoding glycosyltransferase family 2 protein, giving the protein MTEVNFSIPPPGWVQLSVVQLVRDGDGIRADGSDPQLLYAISPALRAGWYRLRITVAGELHEPCVYLDCGHGFSEAERQDLDFDVDGIDAVVRVDGPLRHLRFDPTTRPGKLVLGALRFDPLQPAEAAWRMARTLRESGAQLLRDRVAKIADRRSTIALTERPEQLWPVYRQQDAHAEVDAYRRWVTAGTTLGSVQAGVSDGVGESETVLTMVLLADAPLSELRKAVAHLAATLPASVQILAPAPALGDDATRVEPLSSLDREPVPGIDQADGRFISWISADERVSAESIVSVLKVLDAEDDLTLLYTDEDFLSDDGRPLRPYFKPAWDRDLQQQHDFVGPSAFYSVSWLLGLRRDVAADLSAWCHLLPLHVDRTVGGRWIRHLPIVGRHHLSAPGPAHSPLRSKPAAPETVAHALEKHRAPGVSSVIVSAETGMPRVRYARPPGLRCDVIVPTRDRVDLLSVCVDSVLARSEGIDLTVTVVDNGSVRPETFAYFDHLREDGRVRIVRDDAPFNYSALNNRAAERSGAQVLVLLNNDVEIIDSNWLREIASHAMRDEVGAVGAKLLYPDHSLQHAGVILGVEGVAAHAYTRKPRMHPGQFGRALAAQRFSAVTAACLAIRREVFEAVGGLDEHLAVAFNDVDFCLRVEDAGYRNLWLPWVVLYHHESASRGYEDNPEKQARFDREVVMMQQRWADRLEDDPAYNPNLALVGRAFSLDPARRASPITRSHHKDR; this is encoded by the coding sequence ATGACAGAGGTCAATTTCTCGATTCCCCCCCCGGGCTGGGTCCAGCTATCAGTCGTGCAGCTCGTCCGAGATGGCGACGGTATCCGTGCGGACGGTTCGGATCCGCAGCTGTTGTATGCGATATCGCCTGCGCTTCGCGCCGGATGGTACCGGTTACGCATAACAGTTGCAGGCGAGCTTCATGAGCCTTGCGTTTATCTCGATTGCGGGCACGGCTTCAGCGAAGCAGAGCGTCAAGACCTTGATTTCGATGTCGATGGCATCGACGCGGTCGTTCGGGTCGACGGTCCGCTCCGCCATCTCAGGTTCGACCCGACGACGCGCCCGGGTAAGTTGGTCCTGGGGGCGCTTCGTTTCGATCCTCTCCAGCCGGCCGAGGCGGCCTGGCGGATGGCGCGTACGCTTCGAGAGTCAGGAGCGCAGTTACTACGCGACCGCGTCGCCAAGATCGCGGACAGGCGCTCGACCATCGCTTTGACGGAGCGACCCGAGCAGCTGTGGCCCGTCTACCGTCAGCAGGATGCCCACGCCGAGGTGGATGCCTATCGGCGCTGGGTGACGGCGGGAACCACGCTAGGGTCGGTCCAGGCGGGCGTTTCCGACGGGGTTGGTGAGAGCGAAACCGTACTCACAATGGTGCTCTTGGCCGACGCCCCGCTAAGCGAGTTGCGGAAAGCAGTTGCCCATCTTGCTGCGACGCTTCCGGCCTCGGTACAGATCCTGGCCCCAGCGCCTGCGCTCGGAGACGATGCGACTCGAGTCGAGCCTCTCTCATCGCTCGATCGAGAGCCTGTTCCGGGCATCGATCAGGCGGACGGGCGCTTCATCAGTTGGATCTCTGCCGATGAACGTGTGTCCGCTGAATCGATCGTCAGCGTGCTCAAGGTGTTGGATGCAGAAGACGATCTCACGCTCCTGTACACGGACGAAGACTTCCTTTCGGACGATGGCCGTCCGTTGCGGCCGTACTTCAAGCCTGCTTGGGACCGGGATCTGCAGCAGCAACACGATTTCGTCGGCCCGTCTGCGTTCTACTCCGTTTCATGGTTGCTCGGGCTTCGGCGGGACGTCGCTGCGGATCTTTCGGCGTGGTGTCATCTTCTCCCGCTGCATGTAGATCGCACGGTCGGCGGACGCTGGATTCGCCATCTTCCTATCGTGGGGCGGCACCATCTTTCTGCGCCTGGCCCGGCTCACTCACCGCTGCGAAGCAAGCCGGCGGCACCGGAGACGGTCGCGCATGCGCTGGAAAAGCACCGGGCGCCAGGCGTCAGCTCGGTCATCGTTTCTGCAGAGACTGGCATGCCCCGGGTGCGCTATGCGCGGCCACCAGGGCTTCGCTGCGATGTCATCGTTCCAACACGCGATCGCGTCGATCTGCTTTCGGTGTGCGTCGACAGCGTGCTCGCCCGCAGCGAAGGCATCGACCTGACGGTCACTGTTGTCGACAATGGGTCGGTCAGGCCGGAGACCTTTGCCTACTTCGATCATTTGCGCGAAGACGGACGTGTGCGCATCGTGCGCGATGACGCGCCCTTCAACTACTCGGCACTCAACAATAGGGCAGCCGAGCGCTCGGGTGCGCAGGTTCTAGTGCTCTTGAACAACGATGTCGAGATCATCGATTCGAACTGGCTTCGCGAGATTGCGAGTCACGCCATGCGGGACGAGGTTGGGGCGGTCGGCGCCAAGCTGCTTTACCCAGATCATTCGTTGCAGCACGCCGGCGTCATTCTCGGTGTGGAGGGGGTGGCGGCGCATGCTTACACCCGTAAACCGCGCATGCATCCAGGTCAGTTCGGCCGCGCACTGGCTGCACAGCGCTTTTCGGCGGTGACTGCCGCCTGCCTCGCTATACGACGAGAGGTGTTTGAGGCAGTCGGTGGGCTGGACGAACACCTCGCTGTGGCCTTCAACGATGTGGATTTTTGTTTACGTGTAGAGGATGCGGGTTATCGTAATCTCTGGCTGCCGTGGGTTGTCCTTTACCACCACGAGTCAGCCAGTCGCGGCTATGAAGACAATCCCGAGAAGCAAGCGAGATTCGATCGCGAGGTCGTGATGATGCAGCAGCGTTGGGCTGATCGATTGGAAGACGATCCTGCGTATAACCCGAATCTTGCGCTCGTCGGAAGGGCATTTTCGCTCGATCCGGCGCGGCGCGCTTCTCCCATCACGCGCTCTCACCACAAGGATAGGTGA
- a CDS encoding class I SAM-dependent methyltransferase — MTTDFKLEHHPVTLLRPHVSQPHSWVGHIPFAYLAIDLLRPSRFVELGTHTGNSYLAFCQAIAHLGIETRCTAVDSWQGDAHAQVYGEGVYEALRAYHEPRYGRFSKLSRKYFDDAVSDFADNSIDLLHIDGLHTYEAVRHDFETWMPKLSAQGVVLLHDTAVTERGFGVGKFMDELASRYPTFRFTHSNGLGVVLVGSEVPAPMHAFERAFARDASIGNFLAAMAPSMEASATRDWEPAYEDVRVYFRSPNEDFAESNQTCVSRSLETGPAALRFRLVAGAEGGRVRVDPAESPGVFGISRCALLAEDGTVVREIENLESRIVTLGGDLLRPRAPNWLRWVGLDDDPYVELDLPELSGECAPSVFFLELTLDYEVIVPPGAAADVVAELRAAVSEVLAQSRTLAHFGHRLDALIGEVREIGGAARKSTKATTRLADASHELQLALDAFYERMLIVGADAAHAADAASTLQAAVAALQHAANGAAQFALDRRAEEMQAATELLSRLESIQSEAQRIASLEATVHGVATSVRGVEARLSQSWWKKR; from the coding sequence GTGACTACAGATTTCAAGTTGGAACATCACCCAGTCACACTGTTGCGGCCTCACGTGTCGCAACCACATTCGTGGGTGGGGCATATCCCGTTTGCCTACCTGGCCATCGATCTGTTGCGTCCCTCCCGGTTCGTGGAGTTGGGAACGCATACTGGAAATTCCTATCTGGCGTTCTGCCAGGCGATCGCTCACCTCGGCATTGAAACGCGCTGTACCGCTGTCGATTCGTGGCAGGGCGATGCCCATGCGCAGGTCTACGGAGAGGGGGTGTACGAGGCGCTTCGCGCCTATCACGAGCCGCGCTACGGTCGCTTCTCCAAGTTGAGCCGGAAGTACTTCGACGACGCTGTCTCGGATTTCGCGGACAACAGCATCGATCTTTTGCACATCGATGGCCTGCACACCTACGAGGCGGTGCGTCACGATTTTGAAACCTGGATGCCCAAGCTCAGCGCGCAAGGTGTGGTGCTTCTGCACGATACAGCCGTCACGGAGCGAGGCTTCGGGGTGGGCAAGTTCATGGACGAACTGGCGTCCCGCTATCCGACGTTCCGTTTCACGCACAGCAATGGACTCGGTGTCGTACTGGTGGGGTCCGAAGTGCCGGCGCCCATGCATGCGTTTGAACGGGCGTTCGCTCGCGACGCGTCGATAGGGAACTTCCTTGCAGCGATGGCGCCCTCGATGGAAGCAAGCGCGACGCGTGACTGGGAGCCGGCCTACGAGGATGTTCGGGTCTATTTCCGTTCGCCCAACGAGGATTTCGCCGAAAGCAATCAGACCTGTGTGAGTCGGTCCCTGGAAACTGGGCCAGCGGCTTTGCGCTTCCGCCTGGTCGCTGGGGCGGAAGGTGGGAGGGTTCGTGTCGATCCTGCAGAGTCGCCCGGCGTATTCGGCATCTCGCGTTGTGCGTTGCTGGCGGAGGACGGCACCGTTGTTCGGGAGATCGAGAATCTCGAGTCCCGGATCGTAACGTTGGGAGGGGATCTGCTGCGACCGCGCGCGCCGAACTGGCTACGGTGGGTCGGCCTCGACGATGATCCTTATGTGGAGCTCGACTTGCCTGAGCTTTCCGGCGAGTGCGCGCCATCCGTTTTCTTTCTCGAACTGACGCTCGACTACGAGGTGATTGTTCCTCCCGGCGCGGCGGCCGACGTCGTGGCTGAGCTGCGTGCGGCCGTCTCTGAGGTCCTTGCCCAATCGCGGACGCTCGCCCATTTCGGTCACCGTCTGGATGCTTTGATCGGGGAAGTGCGCGAGATCGGCGGCGCCGCGCGGAAGTCGACGAAAGCGACGACTAGGCTGGCCGATGCCAGCCATGAGCTCCAGCTTGCGCTGGATGCGTTCTACGAGCGGATGCTGATCGTCGGGGCAGATGCTGCGCATGCAGCTGATGCGGCATCTACGCTACAGGCAGCTGTCGCTGCGCTGCAGCATGCCGCGAACGGAGCAGCGCAGTTCGCTCTCGATCGACGTGCCGAAGAGATGCAGGCTGCGACGGAGCTTCTCTCACGTCTCGAGTCGATTCAGTCTGAGGCCCAACGGATTGCCTCTCTCGAGGCCACCGTTCATGGCGTGGCGACATCGGTCCGCGGCGTGGAAGCCAGGCTGTCGCAATCCTGGTGGAAAAAGCGCTGA
- a CDS encoding ABC transporter permease, whose product MELTKRDILGRYRGASFGLLWSLISPFMMLVVYTLAFGYILKARWPGTTGNTADFAMLLFMGLITHGFFAECLSRAPTLVTGNANLVKKIVFPLEVLPWTVVLSALFHAMTNTLVFIALNLLLRHELHPTVLLWPLVLLPLAFVALGVVWLVSSLSVYLRDIGQVTGVLATAFLFLSSAIIPVETLPENYQTIFRLNPLTFIIDQARDVAFWGRAPDWAGLATYLMGALFFAYMGFAVFQKTRRGFADVL is encoded by the coding sequence ATGGAGCTGACCAAGCGCGACATCCTGGGCCGCTATCGTGGTGCCAGCTTCGGGCTGCTGTGGTCGCTGATCAGCCCGTTCATGATGCTGGTCGTGTATACGCTGGCTTTCGGCTACATCCTCAAGGCGCGTTGGCCTGGGACCACCGGCAATACAGCCGACTTCGCGATGCTGTTGTTCATGGGGTTGATCACTCACGGCTTCTTTGCCGAATGCCTGAGCCGGGCGCCGACCCTGGTGACCGGCAATGCGAACCTGGTCAAGAAGATCGTATTTCCACTCGAAGTGCTGCCATGGACGGTCGTCCTGTCGGCACTTTTTCATGCGATGACCAATACCTTGGTCTTCATCGCGCTGAATTTACTGCTTCGACACGAGCTGCATCCAACGGTTCTGTTGTGGCCACTGGTTCTGTTGCCGCTGGCGTTCGTTGCCTTGGGTGTTGTCTGGCTGGTGTCGTCGCTGAGCGTCTATCTTCGTGATATCGGCCAGGTAACCGGTGTTCTGGCGACCGCGTTCCTGTTCCTGTCGTCGGCGATCATTCCGGTCGAGACACTGCCGGAAAACTACCAAACCATCTTCCGACTGAATCCGTTGACGTTCATCATCGATCAAGCGCGCGATGTTGCATTCTGGGGTCGGGCCCCAGACTGGGCGGGTCTCGCGACGTATCTGATGGGGGCGTTGTTCTTTGCCTATATGGGGTTCGCGGTCTTCCAGAAGACGCGACGAGGGTTTGCCGATGTCCTCTGA
- a CDS encoding ABC transporter ATP-binding protein: protein MSSESEASQADVIIEARGVAKCYQIYDRPSHRLLQGIFGGSRRFYREFWALKGVDLQVRRGETLGIIGRNGSGKSTLLQMIAGTLAPTAGSIEVRGRIAALLELGSGFNPEFTGRENVYMNAAILGLSTAQIDARLAQILAFADIGEFIDQPIRNYSSGMVMRLAFSVMAHVDADILIIDEALAVGDAFFTQKCMRFLREFKERGTLLFVSHDDSAVSGLCDRALWIDAGAPVAYGDSRDVVQRYLESFIAERQGGVDVRVGAGEGAQQVRHRHDMRRDLINSSNLRNDIEVFAFDPAVSGFGEMRARVIDVALRDDAGRDLSWCVGGESVVLDVDIVADLAVDQPIVGFYLKDRLGQLLFGDNTYLTSLGQSLPLAAGQRARARFAFEMPRMKAGDYFIAIAVADGGMDDHAIQHWLHEAIVLKSTCQSWSIGILGLPMEKIALERVE, encoded by the coding sequence ATGTCCTCTGAGAGCGAGGCCTCGCAAGCCGACGTCATCATCGAGGCGAGGGGGGTAGCAAAGTGCTATCAGATCTACGATCGCCCCTCGCATCGTCTGCTCCAAGGCATCTTCGGGGGATCCAGGCGCTTCTATCGAGAGTTCTGGGCACTCAAGGGTGTGGACCTGCAGGTCAGGCGTGGCGAAACCCTGGGGATCATCGGCCGAAACGGCTCGGGAAAATCCACGCTCCTTCAGATGATCGCCGGCACGCTCGCGCCGACGGCCGGCAGCATCGAGGTTCGCGGTCGAATCGCGGCGCTTCTCGAGTTGGGGAGTGGGTTCAATCCCGAGTTCACCGGGCGAGAAAATGTGTACATGAATGCGGCGATTCTCGGATTGTCGACGGCGCAGATCGATGCCCGCCTGGCGCAGATTCTGGCTTTCGCCGACATCGGCGAGTTTATCGACCAACCCATCCGTAATTACTCGAGCGGAATGGTCATGCGCTTAGCGTTCTCGGTAATGGCTCATGTCGATGCAGACATTCTGATCATCGACGAAGCGCTCGCGGTGGGCGATGCGTTCTTCACGCAGAAATGCATGCGCTTCCTGCGCGAGTTCAAAGAGCGTGGGACGCTGTTGTTCGTGAGTCACGACGACTCGGCGGTCAGCGGACTCTGCGACCGGGCGTTGTGGATCGACGCCGGCGCACCTGTCGCCTACGGGGACTCGCGGGACGTGGTGCAACGTTACCTCGAGTCGTTCATCGCCGAACGCCAGGGCGGGGTGGATGTGCGGGTGGGCGCCGGTGAGGGCGCGCAGCAGGTGCGACATCGGCACGATATGCGGCGAGACTTGATCAATTCCAGCAATTTGCGCAACGACATCGAGGTCTTCGCTTTCGATCCAGCTGTTTCGGGGTTCGGCGAAATGCGGGCCCGTGTGATCGACGTGGCGCTTCGCGATGATGCCGGCAGGGACCTTTCGTGGTGCGTTGGAGGCGAGTCTGTCGTGCTGGACGTCGACATCGTGGCCGACTTGGCCGTCGATCAGCCGATCGTGGGCTTCTATCTCAAAGATCGACTGGGCCAACTCCTATTCGGCGACAACACCTACCTGACGTCGTTGGGGCAATCCTTACCGCTCGCGGCGGGGCAACGGGCGCGTGCGAGATTCGCGTTCGAGATGCCGCGCATGAAGGCGGGTGACTACTTCATCGCTATCGCAGTGGCGGACGGCGGAATGGACGATCATGCGATCCAGCACTGGCTGCATGAAGCAATCGTCCTCAAATCGACCTGTCAATCCTGGTCGATCGGAATACTGGGACTGCCGATGGAAAAGATTGCGCTGGAGAGAGTTGAGTGA
- a CDS encoding EamA family transporter: MITATLGASTEAIADIVTGVASARWGCFGLASWPFLVGAGFCAGQHWHLTLRVTEAAVEFGVAMERVEGAMTVTTVLMIVVTLVMLACGQVLFKQASMSISFDRPATLISWTLFIALAVYGLATLLWLAVLARVPLSLAFPFYGLSFLLVPLFAWLFLGESIPARVWVGSVVIGLGILIAAWE; this comes from the coding sequence ATGATCACAGCCACGCTCGGAGCTTCGACCGAGGCGATTGCCGATATCGTCACTGGGGTTGCCTCTGCTCGGTGGGGGTGTTTTGGGTTAGCATCCTGGCCATTCCTTGTCGGAGCGGGGTTTTGTGCCGGTCAGCACTGGCACTTGACGCTCCGTGTTACTGAAGCGGCAGTCGAATTTGGAGTGGCTATGGAGCGCGTTGAAGGTGCGATGACCGTTACTACTGTGCTCATGATCGTTGTCACGCTCGTCATGCTCGCGTGCGGGCAGGTGTTGTTCAAGCAGGCGTCAATGAGCATATCGTTCGATCGCCCGGCTACGTTGATCTCGTGGACCCTTTTCATTGCGCTCGCCGTTTACGGTCTCGCGACGTTGTTGTGGTTGGCGGTCTTGGCGCGTGTGCCGCTCTCCCTTGCTTTCCCCTTTTACGGCCTGTCTTTTCTCTTGGTTCCCCTTTTCGCATGGCTCTTTCTCGGGGAGTCCATTCCGGCACGCGTATGGGTAGGAAGCGTCG
- a CDS encoding glycosyltransferase, whose protein sequence is MAVIIPCYRVKRHVLQVIGAIGSEVSRIYCVDDGCPEGSGDYILEHNVDPRVQVLRNAQNQGVGGAVMTGYRAAIDDGYQVLVKIDGDGQMDPALLPEFVNPIALAQADYTKGNRFWELTQIKRMPMIRRLGNLGLSFMAKASSGYWDIFDPTNGYTAIHANVAARLPFDSISKRYFFETDILFRLNTLRAVVKDIPMDAHYADETSNLKISNIVGEFAFKHARNLFKRIGYSYFLRDLPVASIELLAAIVLLSFGVVFGSYHWLQSGAAGVATPVGTIMLSIVAITTGLQFMLAFVGYDIGNTPRTPLHPLIRPRPTRRPKQEQTASD, encoded by the coding sequence GTGGCTGTGATCATTCCCTGCTATCGGGTCAAACGCCATGTCCTGCAGGTGATCGGCGCAATTGGAAGCGAGGTCTCCCGCATCTACTGCGTCGATGACGGCTGCCCCGAGGGGAGCGGCGACTACATTCTCGAGCACAACGTGGATCCACGCGTCCAGGTGTTGCGCAACGCGCAGAACCAGGGCGTCGGTGGCGCGGTGATGACGGGCTACAGAGCCGCGATTGACGATGGCTACCAAGTCCTCGTGAAAATCGATGGCGACGGACAAATGGATCCCGCTCTGCTCCCGGAGTTTGTAAACCCCATCGCCCTAGCGCAGGCCGACTATACGAAAGGCAATCGCTTCTGGGAGCTTACTCAAATCAAACGGATGCCCATGATCCGACGCCTGGGCAACCTCGGGCTTTCCTTCATGGCCAAGGCGTCATCTGGATATTGGGACATCTTCGACCCCACGAATGGATACACGGCCATTCATGCGAATGTGGCTGCCCGTTTACCGTTCGATTCGATCAGCAAACGTTACTTCTTCGAAACCGATATTCTTTTTCGCCTCAACACGCTTCGCGCCGTCGTCAAGGACATTCCGATGGATGCGCATTATGCGGACGAGACAAGCAACCTGAAGATCTCGAACATCGTCGGCGAGTTCGCGTTCAAGCATGCCAGGAATCTTTTCAAGAGAATCGGTTACAGCTATTTTCTGCGCGATCTCCCCGTAGCCTCGATCGAACTGCTGGCGGCCATCGTACTCCTCTCGTTCGGTGTAGTGTTCGGCAGCTATCACTGGCTCCAATCCGGCGCTGCTGGCGTCGCCACGCCCGTCGGTACGATCATGCTGTCGATCGTTGCCATCACCACTGGGCTGCAGTTCATGCTGGCATTCGTGGGATACGACATCGGCAATACACCCAGAACGCCATTGCATCCCCTGATCAGGCCCCGACCAACGCGTCGACCGAAACAGGAACAAACAGCTTCTGATTGA
- a CDS encoding glycosyltransferase family 2 protein has translation MSLTLRPTQQLEKCSNADLTYWRATGNDPSFEVQLPSGSTAGGWYVLDLAVHVLRGRIHGPVLYPAYSHGHAAEAESLPIPLSDARSGLHTVRRLVRFVADVTSLRFDPSVLPCEFTAELSLRRLGKIEAARYMLSELLAARSGAGRVRLIARTALDLASGGPRRMADRLHGEYAAYAVATDVSDYDVWTDFYDDCSPDGVAVAMQALPELRSRPKFSIVMPTYNTPVKWLRACIDSVVSQTYENWELCIADDASPDATVWETIQSYVRRDSRIRAVRRDRNGHIAAASNSAIELATGQYIALLDHDDALHPLALQHCALALERNPRWRMLFTDEDKIDEAGKRSDPYFKSDWNPDLFLSQNCVCHLGVYEADLIREIGGFREGFDGAQDWDLALRATERLEPDQIGHVPKVLYHWRMIEGSTALAPGEKTYAHFAAMRAIEAHFVRTGTPAKVEEMPGYSGYYHIAYQTPVPAPKVTLLIPTRDRVDLLRQCIDSILERTTYPNYEIVVLDNGSTESATLGYFERITSHPSIRVLPYNAPFNYSAINNYGARETQGEVIGLLNNDIEVINPGWLSEMVSHALRPEIGVVGAMLYYPNDTIQHAGVILGIGGVAGHAYVGMPRGYPGDKHRAGLTQNLSAVTAACAVVRREVFEAVGGLDEGLVVAFNDVDFCIRVREAGYRNLWTPFAELYHHESASRGYENTPDKIARFKREEAFVKNRWGVLLSQDPYYNPNFSLSNAPFTLAYPPRNLGS, from the coding sequence ATGAGCCTGACGTTGCGTCCGACTCAGCAGCTTGAGAAGTGTAGTAATGCCGATCTGACGTACTGGCGCGCCACCGGCAACGATCCCTCGTTCGAAGTCCAACTTCCCTCAGGATCTACGGCCGGCGGTTGGTATGTGCTCGATCTTGCTGTTCATGTGCTACGGGGTCGCATTCACGGGCCTGTTCTGTATCCGGCCTACAGCCACGGCCACGCCGCCGAGGCGGAATCGCTTCCGATCCCGCTCTCGGATGCCCGTTCTGGACTCCACACGGTGCGCCGGCTCGTCCGGTTCGTGGCGGACGTCACTTCGCTGCGTTTTGATCCAAGTGTTCTGCCATGCGAGTTCACGGCGGAGCTCTCGTTGCGTCGCCTCGGGAAAATAGAGGCCGCGCGTTACATGCTGAGCGAGCTGCTGGCAGCGCGTTCCGGAGCGGGACGGGTCCGCTTGATCGCCAGGACAGCGCTGGATCTGGCTAGTGGTGGTCCGCGCCGGATGGCGGATCGCCTCCATGGTGAGTACGCCGCCTATGCCGTCGCAACCGATGTGTCCGACTACGATGTGTGGACGGATTTCTACGACGATTGCTCGCCCGATGGCGTGGCGGTCGCGATGCAGGCGTTACCGGAACTCCGATCCAGACCGAAGTTCTCGATCGTCATGCCGACCTATAACACCCCGGTAAAGTGGCTGCGCGCCTGCATCGATAGCGTCGTTTCCCAAACTTACGAGAACTGGGAACTTTGCATCGCAGATGACGCCTCACCGGATGCGACAGTCTGGGAAACAATCCAGTCCTATGTCCGGCGGGATTCCAGAATCCGGGCGGTGAGGCGGGACCGCAATGGGCATATTGCTGCGGCGTCCAATAGCGCGATCGAGTTGGCAACTGGGCAGTACATCGCATTGCTCGATCACGACGATGCCCTGCATCCGCTCGCGTTGCAGCACTGCGCATTGGCGTTAGAGCGGAACCCGCGTTGGCGCATGCTCTTCACCGATGAGGATAAGATCGATGAGGCGGGTAAGCGTAGTGACCCCTACTTCAAATCGGACTGGAATCCCGACCTGTTCTTGTCCCAGAACTGCGTCTGTCACTTGGGGGTGTACGAAGCGGATCTCATCAGGGAGATCGGCGGATTCCGTGAGGGATTTGACGGCGCACAGGATTGGGACCTGGCATTACGTGCGACTGAACGACTCGAACCCGACCAGATAGGGCACGTGCCAAAAGTGCTTTATCACTGGCGAATGATTGAGGGGTCGACTGCGCTCGCGCCCGGTGAGAAGACTTATGCGCACTTTGCGGCCATGCGCGCAATCGAGGCGCACTTTGTTAGGACCGGTACGCCGGCGAAGGTCGAGGAGATGCCGGGGTACAGTGGCTATTATCACATCGCCTATCAGACTCCCGTCCCCGCTCCCAAGGTGACCTTGCTCATACCTACACGGGATCGCGTCGACCTGCTGCGCCAATGTATCGACTCCATTCTGGAGCGCACGACGTATCCCAACTACGAGATCGTGGTCCTGGATAATGGTTCAACTGAGTCGGCTACCCTCGGTTACTTCGAGAGGATAACCTCGCATCCGTCGATTCGAGTACTGCCGTACAACGCGCCTTTTAACTATTCGGCGATCAATAACTACGGTGCACGCGAAACGCAGGGAGAGGTCATCGGGCTGCTCAACAACGACATCGAGGTCATCAACCCAGGTTGGCTTTCTGAGATGGTGTCCCATGCGCTTCGCCCCGAGATCGGGGTCGTGGGTGCCATGTTGTACTACCCGAACGATACGATCCAGCACGCGGGCGTCATCCTCGGCATCGGCGGAGTGGCTGGGCATGCGTATGTGGGAATGCCTCGTGGTTATCCAGGCGACAAGCACAGGGCCGGCCTCACGCAGAACCTCAGTGCGGTAACCGCTGCCTGTGCGGTTGTTCGAAGAGAGGTGTTCGAAGCCGTGGGAGGCTTGGACGAAGGTCTTGTGGTCGCCTTCAATGATGTCGACTTCTGCATCCGAGTCCGAGAGGCGGGCTATCGCAACCTGTGGACGCCCTTTGCCGAGTTGTATCATCACGAATCGGCATCTCGAGGATACGAAAATACCCCTGATAAGATCGCCAGATTTAAACGCGAGGAAGCGTTCGTCAAGAATCGCTGGGGGGTGCTGTTGAGTCAGGATCCGTATTACAACCCCAATTTCAGCTTGTCGAACGCGCCATTCACGCTTGCCTATCCGCCACGCAACCTGGGTTCCTGA
- a CDS encoding cystathionine gamma-synthase: MTDDRNAADPAQWALGTKAIHAGQLPDPSTGAVMPPIYATSTYAQSSPGQHQGFEYSRTHNPTRFAYERCVAGLEGGSRGFAFASGMAATATLLELLDSGDHVIAMDDLYGGTYRLFERVRTRSAGLTFSYVDLTDPDAFDAAVTDRTKLVWIETPTNPLLKIVDIQAIAERAHRRGLRVVVDNTFASPILQRPLEQGADIVLHSATKYLNGHSDMVGGILVVGDDAALAEQVAFLQNSAGAVQGPFDSFLALRGLKTLHLRMRAHCENAQALAEFLEGHDAVAQVIYPGLPSHPQHALAKRQMDGFGGIVSVRIKGGYAAAQRFCERTELFTLAESLGGVESLVNHPAVMTHASVPPARRAQLGIHDDLVRLSVGVEDLGDLCADLLSALEG, from the coding sequence ATGACCGATGACCGCAACGCGGCCGATCCGGCGCAGTGGGCACTCGGCACCAAGGCGATCCACGCCGGCCAGTTGCCCGACCCGAGTACCGGCGCGGTCATGCCGCCGATCTACGCGACGTCGACCTACGCCCAGTCGAGCCCGGGCCAGCACCAGGGCTTCGAGTATTCGCGCACGCACAACCCCACCCGCTTCGCCTACGAGCGTTGCGTGGCTGGCCTGGAAGGCGGCAGCCGCGGCTTCGCCTTCGCCTCGGGCATGGCCGCCACCGCGACCCTGCTCGAACTGCTCGATAGCGGCGACCACGTCATCGCAATGGACGACCTGTACGGCGGCACCTATCGCCTGTTCGAGCGCGTGCGCACGCGCAGCGCCGGTCTGACGTTCAGCTATGTCGACCTGACCGACCCCGACGCGTTCGACGCCGCGGTGACCGACAGGACCAAGCTCGTCTGGATCGAAACGCCGACCAACCCGCTGCTCAAGATCGTCGACATCCAGGCGATCGCCGAGCGGGCGCACCGCCGCGGCCTGCGCGTCGTCGTCGACAACACCTTCGCCTCGCCAATTCTCCAGCGCCCCCTCGAACAGGGCGCCGACATCGTCTTGCATTCGGCCACCAAATACCTCAACGGCCACTCTGATATGGTCGGCGGCATCCTCGTCGTCGGTGACGACGCCGCCCTGGCCGAGCAGGTCGCGTTCCTGCAGAACTCCGCCGGCGCCGTCCAGGGCCCTTTCGACAGCTTCCTGGCCCTGCGTGGCCTCAAGACGCTGCACCTACGCATGCGCGCCCATTGCGAGAACGCCCAAGCGTTGGCCGAGTTTCTCGAAGGGCACGACGCCGTGGCCCAGGTGATCTACCCAGGATTGCCTTCACACCCGCAGCATGCGCTCGCCAAGCGCCAGATGGACGGCTTCGGCGGCATCGTCTCGGTCCGCATCAAGGGCGGCTACGCGGCCGCGCAGCGCTTCTGCGAGCGCACCGAACTGTTCACGCTGGCCGAGTCCCTCGGCGGCGTGGAAAGCCTGGTCAATCACCCGGCGGTGATGACGCACGCCTCGGTGCCGCCGGCGCGGCGCGCGCAGTTGGGGATCCACGATGACCTGGTGCGGTTGAGTGTGGGGGTGGAGGATCTCGGGGATCTGTGCGCTGATCTTCTTTCGGCACTGGAAGGCTGA